The genomic segment CCGACCGGATGGAAGATCGTCGTGGCGATGTCGCCGGCGAGGCGCGCCAGTTCCTCGTCGCTCTGGTACTGCACGCCGGGACGCCACTCCTCGGGCTTGAACTTCGCCAGCGCGGGTTGGGCGCAGATGCGGCGGGTCAGGCGCAGCGACTGCGCCGCGACGTGGCGGTCCTGCGGCGTGCTCAGGTAGTTGGGCGCGATGGCGGGCGCGTCCTCGAAGCGCGGGCTGCGGATGCGAACGAAGCCGCGGCTCGTGGGATTCAGGTTGCAGACGCTCGCGGTGAACGCGTTGAACGGGTGCAGCGGCTCGCCGAAAGCATCCAGGCTGAGCGGCTGCACGTGGTATTCGAGATCCGGGTAGGGCTTGTCCGGCGAGCTGCGCGTGAACGCGCCCAGCTGCGAAGGCGCCATGCTCATCGGGCCGCTGCGCATCAGCGCGTACTGCAGGCCGATGCGCGCCTTGCCGTGCCAGCTGTTGGCCAGCGTGTTGAGCGTCTTGACGCCCTGCACCTTGAACACCGCGCGGATCTGCAGGTGGTCCTGCAGGTTCTCGCCCACGCCCGGCAGGTCCTGGAGCACCTCGATGCCATGCCGCTGCAGCAGCGCGCCGGGCCCGATGCCCGACAGCTGCAGCAACTGCGGTGAGCCGATGCTCCCCGCGCAGAGCAGCACCTCGGAGCTGGCACGCGCCTGCACGAGTTCGTTGCCCGTCCAGACTTCCGCGCCCTCGCAACGCAGCGCGCCATCGGCGCCGCGCACGATGTGCAGCCGTTTCACGTGAGCGTTGGTCCACATCTCGAAATTCGGGCGCCCGTAGCAGATCGGCCGCAGGAAGGCCTTGGCCGTGTTCCAGCGCCAGCCGCGGCGCTGGTTGACCTGGAAGTAGCCCACGCCTTCGTTGTCGCCGCGGTTGAAGTCCTCGGTGTGCGGGATGCCGGCCTGCTGCGCCGCCTGGGCAAAGGCGTCCAGGATGTCCCAGCGCAGGCGCTGGCGCTCCACGCGCCACTCGCCCCCGACGCCGTGCACCTCGTCCTCGCCCTTGTAGTAGTCCTCGTGCTTCCTGAAGAAGGGCAGGACGTGCTGCCAGCGCCAGTTGGCGTCCCCGGTGACCTCGGCCCAGTGGTCGTAGTCGCGCGACTGGCCGCGCATGTAGATCATCCCGTTGATGCTGGAGCAGCCACCCAGCGTCTTGCCGCGCGGGTAGCGCAGCTGGCGGCCGTTGAGGCCTTCGTCGGGCTCGGTCCTGTACAGCCAGTCGGTGCGCGGGTTGCCGATGCAGTACAGGTAGCCCACCGGGATGTGGATCCAGTGGTAGTCGTCCTTGCTGCCGGCTTCGATCAGCAGCACGCGCTTGGAAGGATCGCGCGAGAGGCGGTTGGCCAGCAGGCAGCCGGCCGTGCCGGCGCCGATGATGATGTAGTCGAAGGTGGTGTCGCTCACCCGCTCAGCTTACTTTGCCGTGGGCATCACGAACTCCGCACCTTTCCCGATGCTCTCCGGCCAGCGCTGCATGATCGACTTCTGCTTGGTGTAGAAGCGCACGCCTTCCTCGCCGTACGCGTGCATGTCGCCGAACAGGCTCTTCTTCCAGCCGCCGAAGCCGTGCCACGCCATCGGCACCGGGATCGGGACGTTCACGCCCACCATGCCCACCTGCACGCGCCGCGAGAACTCGCGCGCCGTGTTGCCGTCTCGCGTGAACAGCGACACGCCGTTGCCGTACTCGTGCGAGTTGATCAGCTGCACCGCGGCCGCGAGGTCCTTGACGCGGACGCAACCGAGCACCGGGCCGAAGATCTCTTCCTTGTAGATCTTCATGTCCGGCGTGACGTTGTCGAACAGCGTGCCGCCCATCCAGAAACCGTTGTCGCAGCCGGCGCCGGCCTTCGCGCCCTGGAACGACCGCCCATCCACCACCAGCTTGGCGCCCTCGTTGACGCCGTGGCCGATGTAGCCGGCGATGCGCTCGTGCGCCACCTTGCTCACGATCGGCCCCATCTCGGCGTCCATCTCGGTGCCGTTCTTGATCTTCAGCTGCTGGGTCCGCTTGGCCAGCAGCGGCAGGATCTTGTCGGCCGCCTCGCCCACCAGCACGCCCAGCGAGATCGCCATGCAGCGCTCGCCGGCCGAGCCGAAGGCCGAGCCGATCAGCGCATCCACCGCCTGGTCGAGGTCGGCGTCAGGCATGACCACCATGTGGTTCTTGGCGCCGCCCAGTGCCTGCACGCGCTTGCCGTGGCGCGCGCCGGTCTCGTAGATCTTCTGCGCGATGGTGGTGGACCCCACGAAGGAGATCGCCTTGACGTCCGGGTGCTCCAGCAGCGCGTCGACCGCGTCCTTGTCGCCCTGCACGACGCTGAACACGCCGTCGGGGAGACCCGCTTCCTTCAGCAGCCTGGCCATCATGAGCGAAGGCGTCGGGTCCAGCGGGCTGGGCTTGAGCACGAAGCAGTTGCCCGCCGCGATGGCCACCGGGTACATCCACATCGGAACCATGCAGGGGAAGTTGAACGGCGTGATGCCCGCCACCACGCCCAGCGGCTGGCGCATCGTCCAGTTGTCGATGCCGGTGGAGACCTGGTCGGTGTACTGGCCCTTGAGCAACTGCGGGATGCCGCAGGCGAACTCGACGATGTCAATGCCGCGCGTGACCTCGCCCTGGGCGTCGGTGAAGACCTTGCCGTGTTCGGCGGTGATGGCGCGGGCCAGCTCGTCGCGGTGCTTGTTGAGCAGCTCCAGGAACTTGAACATCACGCGCGCGCGGCGGATCGGCGGCGTGTCGGCCCAGGCCGGGAAGGCGGCCTGCGCGCTGGCCACGGCCCTGGCGACTTCGGCGCTGCTGGCCAGTGCCACCTTGCCGGTGACCTGGCCGGTGGCGGGGTTGAAGACGTCGGCGCTGCGGCCGCTCTGGCCGGGGACCACGCGGCCGTCGATCCAGTGGTCGATCGAGGTCACGGCGCCGGCGGTGCGGGTGGAATCGGGTGCGTTCATGGTCGTTCTGGAGCGGGGTCTCGGAACCTGCCAGTCTACGGCGGCGCCGGAAGGGCCGCCATTCGGCCCCGGCGCAGCCCCGTTCCAAGAGGGACTGCCTTAGCATTGCAAGTTCCCAAGTAACTCATGCAGGAAGCCACGACGCCCCGCCTCGAAACCCCCGCCGGGGGCGGCGCGAAGGCGAGGGTGCTGGGCCAGTGGACGGCCGCGCAGTTCGCCCGGCCGGGCCTGCTCGAGCAATTGCGCAAGAGCCTGGCGCGCTTCGGCCCAGGCGCCGCCTGGGACCTGCGCGGGGCCGAACAGCTGGATCACGTCGGCGCCCAGCTGCTCTGGGACCACTGGGGCGGCCGGCGGCCGCCCCAGTTGCAGCTGTTGCCGGCGCACAGCGCGGTGCTGCAGCGCGTCGAGCAGTTCGCCGCCGCACCGCCGCGGCGCGAGCGGCGCGACTGGCGCGGCCGCTATCTCGCGCTGGGCGAAGCGGTGCTGGAGAAAACCAACCAGCTGCGCGGTTTCGTGCGGCTGACCGGCCAGCTGGCGATCGACGCCCTGCGGCTTGCGCGCGCGCCGCACGAAGGTCCCTGGCGCGATTTCTCCGGCCACCTGTACCACATCGGCGCGACGGCCTTGCCCATCACGGCGCTGGTCGGCTTCCTGATCGGCGTGGTGCTCGCCTACCTGACCGCCAAGCAGTTGCGCCAGTTCGGCGCCGACGCG from the Ramlibacter henchirensis genome contains:
- a CDS encoding MlaE family ABC transporter permease, yielding MQEATTPRLETPAGGGAKARVLGQWTAAQFARPGLLEQLRKSLARFGPGAAWDLRGAEQLDHVGAQLLWDHWGGRRPPQLQLLPAHSAVLQRVEQFAAAPPRRERRDWRGRYLALGEAVLEKTNQLRGFVRLTGQLAIDALRLARAPHEGPWRDFSGHLYHIGATALPITALVGFLIGVVLAYLTAKQLRQFGADAYIVNILGVALIRELGPMLAAILVAGRSGSSITAQIGVMRVTDELDAMSVMGISHSFRLVLPRAMALAIAMPLVSVWTTLSALAGGMLAADVSLGITPTYFLNALPEAVQLGNLVLATSKSVVFGLLIALIGCHYGLQVEPNTQSLGRGTTASVVTSITVVILVDALFAVAFQEVGF
- a CDS encoding GMC family oxidoreductase, with amino-acid sequence MSDTTFDYIIIGAGTAGCLLANRLSRDPSKRVLLIEAGSKDDYHWIHIPVGYLYCIGNPRTDWLYRTEPDEGLNGRQLRYPRGKTLGGCSSINGMIYMRGQSRDYDHWAEVTGDANWRWQHVLPFFRKHEDYYKGEDEVHGVGGEWRVERQRLRWDILDAFAQAAQQAGIPHTEDFNRGDNEGVGYFQVNQRRGWRWNTAKAFLRPICYGRPNFEMWTNAHVKRLHIVRGADGALRCEGAEVWTGNELVQARASSEVLLCAGSIGSPQLLQLSGIGPGALLQRHGIEVLQDLPGVGENLQDHLQIRAVFKVQGVKTLNTLANSWHGKARIGLQYALMRSGPMSMAPSQLGAFTRSSPDKPYPDLEYHVQPLSLDAFGEPLHPFNAFTASVCNLNPTSRGFVRIRSPRFEDAPAIAPNYLSTPQDRHVAAQSLRLTRRICAQPALAKFKPEEWRPGVQYQSDEELARLAGDIATTIFHPVGTTRMGRDDDPMAVLDSRMLVRGVAGLRVVDAGAMPTITSGNTNSPTLMMAEKAAEWVLGEARV
- a CDS encoding CoA-acylating methylmalonate-semialdehyde dehydrogenase, with the protein product MNAPDSTRTAGAVTSIDHWIDGRVVPGQSGRSADVFNPATGQVTGKVALASSAEVARAVASAQAAFPAWADTPPIRRARVMFKFLELLNKHRDELARAITAEHGKVFTDAQGEVTRGIDIVEFACGIPQLLKGQYTDQVSTGIDNWTMRQPLGVVAGITPFNFPCMVPMWMYPVAIAAGNCFVLKPSPLDPTPSLMMARLLKEAGLPDGVFSVVQGDKDAVDALLEHPDVKAISFVGSTTIAQKIYETGARHGKRVQALGGAKNHMVVMPDADLDQAVDALIGSAFGSAGERCMAISLGVLVGEAADKILPLLAKRTQQLKIKNGTEMDAEMGPIVSKVAHERIAGYIGHGVNEGAKLVVDGRSFQGAKAGAGCDNGFWMGGTLFDNVTPDMKIYKEEIFGPVLGCVRVKDLAAAVQLINSHEYGNGVSLFTRDGNTAREFSRRVQVGMVGVNVPIPVPMAWHGFGGWKKSLFGDMHAYGEEGVRFYTKQKSIMQRWPESIGKGAEFVMPTAK